From the Desulfosarcina sp. BuS5 genome, one window contains:
- a CDS encoding glycosyltransferase has protein sequence MKMALVIPWFGKDLKGGAEQQAWQIAKRFTDRKIDIEVLTTCSKDFLSDWSENFYEAKEYVEDEIKIKRFKVKQRDTLAFDSINLKLMQVPKTSFIPGLSPLSNEEEQIFLNENIYSPDLHNYIVKQKGKYDIFLFLPYLFPNIIKGINAVKEKAVIQPCLHNESYAYLDCVQENFYNAKSILFLSSGEYEVAQKIFGPSIIHKSKVVYGGVEVDQHFDIKYSQYLLYLGRRDKGKNTHLLIESFDKFVEETNSDLKLMIAGVGELPVQPKSENIVDLGLVSEEQKSKLLSECLSLINPSENESFSRVIFESWYAKKPIIVNKKCLATYNALIDAGEAGFSADTQDGFVEVLKKINIMDIKEIKSLGEKGFIYAKEIANWDKVIDRYIDEFNIIANKIKSNKNKRIILTYFNIGKNDAVGFDILYEYEILKLNGYDDVAIYAEEFDPALDLSRYNIINKKNLNSYIADLDTTFIYHHANYWENGYQLLSKAKCKIIVKYHNITPPDFFKPYFEDAYINCRNGIEQTKKIVILKKDIIFFADSQFNADELIEYGAKPLNVRIHPPFYKYNELKKYTMIDSKLSSDLQNSKSIKLLFVGRVSPNKGHKHLIEVMKAYRDNYGTNIELNIVGGIDPNLNRYFEELLTLIDRYQLNPLIKFHNMVSIESLKTFYINSDIFLVMSEHEGFCVPVLEAQYYRLPVIALNTTAVGYTIGKEQLIFNDADYITFAAAIHIVYNNKSVKDYLIENGILNYKKYYPGILADKFIDDMENLQHNSIINNGVKVIHSKVFERKGKKILTLKLDHNGDLILAIPALSKLRSRYRDAQIDIIVGSWNVEIAEKLNLFDNIYTFDYFKMQSSKSPKVIEKEVVSLLSKLEKYDIAIDLRRQRDTRFLLTRVVSDLHVGYQVYDEIIDKKLEICLDSQIDQPYKIISHNKESISLQMLRLIDSLPSDINDYIFFPSLSSKKTTGTQIAIFPKAGNSIKEWPLENFVKLSKELSKNSSIDAINVYLTKNDAKLADYFTKIDKLSILCGLNYSQLFDSLQENSIAIVNNSFGAHICSYLNLNTIAIYGGQETVEEWEPVYGKNTIIYSDVSCSPCHCPSTECCKYDLVCLRQINVGIVKKEILNLIQGKINGNKGDAIKG, from the coding sequence ATGAAAATGGCATTAGTAATTCCCTGGTTTGGGAAAGATTTAAAAGGTGGGGCAGAACAACAAGCTTGGCAAATAGCAAAAAGATTTACAGATAGAAAGATTGATATAGAGGTATTGACTACCTGCTCTAAAGATTTTTTATCTGATTGGTCTGAAAATTTTTATGAGGCAAAAGAGTATGTCGAAGATGAAATAAAAATAAAAAGATTTAAAGTTAAACAACGAGACACATTAGCTTTTGATAGTATCAACCTAAAATTAATGCAAGTACCAAAAACATCTTTTATACCTGGATTATCACCACTTTCTAACGAAGAAGAACAAATTTTTTTAAATGAAAATATATATTCTCCAGATTTACATAACTACATTGTTAAACAAAAAGGAAAATATGATATTTTTCTTTTTTTACCTTACCTTTTTCCAAATATTATAAAAGGAATAAATGCGGTCAAAGAAAAAGCTGTAATACAACCTTGTTTACATAATGAATCTTACGCTTATTTAGATTGTGTTCAAGAGAATTTTTATAATGCTAAAAGTATTCTTTTCCTTTCATCTGGTGAGTATGAAGTAGCACAGAAAATTTTTGGTCCGTCTATTATTCACAAATCAAAAGTAGTGTATGGAGGTGTGGAAGTAGATCAACATTTTGACATTAAATATAGTCAATATCTACTTTATCTTGGCAGAAGAGATAAAGGTAAGAACACCCACCTTTTAATAGAAAGTTTTGATAAATTTGTAGAAGAGACAAATTCAGATTTGAAATTAATGATTGCCGGTGTGGGCGAATTACCTGTACAGCCTAAAAGTGAAAATATAGTAGATTTAGGCTTAGTCAGCGAAGAGCAGAAATCAAAATTACTTTCAGAGTGTCTATCACTTATAAATCCGAGTGAAAATGAAAGTTTTTCAAGAGTTATATTTGAATCTTGGTATGCTAAAAAGCCTATTATAGTGAACAAAAAATGTTTAGCAACATACAATGCTCTAATTGATGCAGGTGAAGCGGGTTTCTCTGCTGATACTCAAGATGGCTTTGTGGAAGTTCTCAAGAAAATTAATATTATGGATATAAAAGAGATAAAAAGCTTAGGAGAAAAAGGATTTATATATGCTAAAGAGATAGCAAACTGGGATAAAGTAATAGATAGATATATTGATGAGTTCAATATCATTGCGAATAAGATAAAATCAAATAAAAATAAAAGGATAATTCTAACATATTTCAATATAGGCAAAAATGATGCTGTAGGATTTGATATATTATATGAATATGAGATTTTAAAATTAAATGGATATGATGATGTTGCTATCTACGCTGAAGAGTTCGATCCTGCATTGGATTTATCGCGGTACAACATTATAAATAAAAAAAATTTAAACAGCTATATTGCTGATTTAGATACGACCTTCATCTATCATCATGCAAACTACTGGGAGAATGGTTATCAACTGTTATCAAAAGCTAAATGTAAAATCATTGTAAAATATCACAATATAACACCACCAGATTTTTTTAAACCATATTTTGAAGACGCATATATAAACTGCAGAAATGGTATTGAACAAACAAAAAAGATCGTAATTCTAAAGAAAGATATAATATTTTTTGCAGATTCTCAATTCAATGCAGATGAATTGATAGAATATGGTGCCAAGCCTTTAAATGTTAGGATACATCCTCCATTTTATAAGTATAATGAGCTAAAAAAATATACTATGATTGATTCAAAACTTTCTTCAGATTTACAAAACAGCAAAAGTATCAAACTCCTTTTTGTTGGCAGAGTCTCGCCAAATAAGGGACATAAACATCTCATAGAAGTTATGAAAGCATATAGAGATAACTATGGTACTAATATAGAGTTAAATATAGTTGGAGGTATTGATCCAAATCTAAATAGATATTTTGAAGAGCTTTTAACATTGATAGACAGATATCAATTAAACCCTCTAATCAAATTTCATAATATGGTCAGCATAGAATCGCTCAAAACATTTTATATCAATTCAGATATATTTTTGGTTATGTCAGAGCATGAGGGCTTTTGTGTTCCTGTCTTGGAAGCACAATACTATAGACTTCCTGTGATAGCACTCAATACTACTGCGGTCGGCTATACTATTGGCAAAGAACAGTTGATTTTTAATGATGCAGATTATATTACTTTTGCCGCAGCAATTCATATTGTATATAATAATAAGAGTGTAAAAGATTATTTGATTGAAAATGGAATATTAAATTATAAAAAATACTATCCTGGTATCTTGGCAGATAAATTTATAGATGATATGGAAAATTTACAGCATAACTCAATTATAAACAATGGAGTTAAAGTTATTCACAGTAAAGTATTTGAAAGAAAAGGAAAAAAAATTTTAACTTTGAAGTTAGATCATAATGGTGACTTAATATTGGCTATACCGGCTCTTAGTAAGCTTAGAAGCAGGTATAGAGATGCACAGATTGACATCATTGTGGGTAGTTGGAATGTTGAGATAGCAGAAAAATTAAATTTATTTGATAATATTTATACCTTTGATTATTTTAAGATGCAATCAAGCAAATCTCCAAAGGTAATAGAGAAAGAGGTAGTATCTCTTTTGTCTAAGCTTGAAAAATATGATATAGCTATAGATTTAAGAAGGCAAAGAGATACTAGGTTTTTACTTACTAGAGTAGTATCAGATTTGCATGTAGGATACCAAGTTTATGATGAAATTATAGATAAAAAGTTAGAAATATGTTTAGATTCGCAAATAGATCAACCATACAAAATTATCTCTCACAACAAAGAGTCAATCTCTTTGCAGATGCTTAGACTAATAGACAGTCTTCCATCAGATATAAATGATTACATATTTTTTCCGTCACTTTCTTCCAAGAAAACAACTGGGACTCAGATAGCCATATTTCCAAAGGCAGGCAATAGTATAAAAGAGTGGCCTTTGGAAAATTTTGTTAAACTCTCAAAAGAATTGTCAAAAAATAGTTCTATAGATGCAATAAATGTATATTTGACAAAAAATGATGCAAAATTGGCTGATTATTTTACCAAAATAGATAAATTAAGTATATTGTGTGGTTTGAATTACTCGCAACTATTTGATTCGCTTCAGGAAAATAGCATTGCGATTGTAAACAATTCTTTTGGTGCGCATATTTGTTCATATTTGAATTTAAACACGATTGCTATTTACGGTGGACAAGAAACTGTAGAAGAGTGGGAACCAGTATACGGTAAGAATACTATTATCTATTCCGATGTATCCTGCTCACCATGCCATTGCCCAAGCACAGAATGTTGTAAGTATGATTTGGTCTGTTTGAGACAGATCAATGTAGGTATTGTAAAAAAAGAGATATTAAATTTGATACAAGGAAAAATAAATGGCAATAAAGGGGATGCAATAAAGGGATAA
- a CDS encoding FkbM family methyltransferase, translating to MENKMENKNIKIDNKNYQVSSDDQYLTAMGNNFEPHMVQLFRALLGPEDVVADIGANIGLTSLLFSNLVKYVYSFEPSPSTFKILQSNLRSNSTSNVEAVNIGLGHKNEKLSITFAKNNRSGGFVSEKIRPVEGHMTENIRIDTLDNFFADKKPTPSFLKIDVEGFEQNVIQGGGDSSQIINLRWSWR from the coding sequence ATGGAAAATAAGATGGAAAATAAGAATATTAAAATCGATAACAAGAACTATCAGGTTTCGTCAGATGATCAATACCTTACCGCGATGGGCAACAATTTTGAGCCACATATGGTGCAATTGTTTCGGGCACTTTTAGGACCAGAAGATGTGGTCGCTGACATCGGTGCTAATATCGGATTGACTTCACTTTTGTTTTCAAATCTGGTCAAATACGTTTACTCATTCGAACCCAGTCCAAGCACTTTCAAAATATTGCAAAGCAATTTGCGTTCAAACAGCACATCTAATGTTGAGGCGGTTAACATAGGCTTAGGTCATAAAAATGAAAAGTTATCGATAACATTTGCAAAAAATAATCGCTCCGGCGGCTTTGTAAGCGAGAAGATCCGCCCAGTAGAAGGACATATGACAGAAAATATCCGTATTGACACCCTTGATAATTTTTTTGCAGATAAGAAACCAACACCGAGTTTCCTCAAAATCGATGTTGAAGGGTTTGAGCAAAACGTAATTCAAGGGGGGGGGGATTCCTCTCAAATCATCAACCTACGGTGGTCATGGAGATGA
- a CDS encoding glycosyltransferase, whose product MSFTAYELIVVTPVYEDVDASNRLFQELALQFKQKIFVVAVDDGSVKQPLGVSGLENAGLDGVVLKLCRNVGHQRAIAIGLKYVSETLQSGQQVVVMDSDGEDVPSTIPDLLNGLNSDQVDIVVAQRKSRVETFKFKAFYAGYKLFFKLMTGRAISFGNFMALKPAAVKRLVVMQELSTHVAGAVIASKLRTVVCSLDRGPRYAGQSKMNFVGLVLHGFKGLMVFAEDVLVRVGIACALIAGLSVAGAGLAVVLKILGFSTPGWFSIALGILVLMFIQTGTLTLMTLMLTGVIRAGSVTTAGTYHDFIDHVIKTKSSSGAV is encoded by the coding sequence ATGAGTTTTACTGCGTATGAATTGATTGTTGTTACTCCAGTTTATGAAGATGTTGATGCTAGTAACCGTTTGTTTCAAGAGTTGGCTCTACAGTTTAAACAGAAAATATTTGTGGTAGCTGTTGATGATGGCTCAGTTAAGCAACCGTTGGGTGTTTCTGGTTTGGAAAATGCTGGACTTGATGGCGTGGTCTTGAAACTTTGTCGTAATGTTGGTCATCAACGTGCCATTGCAATTGGTTTGAAGTATGTGTCAGAAACCCTTCAATCTGGTCAGCAAGTTGTCGTAATGGACTCAGATGGTGAAGATGTTCCATCGACCATACCTGATTTGCTCAATGGTCTTAATTCTGACCAAGTAGATATCGTGGTGGCTCAACGTAAAAGCAGAGTTGAAACATTTAAATTCAAAGCATTTTACGCTGGGTATAAACTGTTTTTCAAATTGATGACTGGGCGAGCCATAAGCTTTGGCAATTTTATGGCACTAAAGCCTGCGGCAGTAAAGCGGTTGGTAGTGATGCAGGAACTATCTACACACGTAGCCGGAGCAGTTATTGCCTCGAAGTTACGCACAGTAGTTTGCTCACTTGATCGTGGGCCACGCTATGCGGGGCAGTCTAAAATGAATTTTGTTGGTTTAGTTCTGCATGGATTTAAGGGCTTAATGGTATTTGCCGAAGATGTTTTAGTTAGGGTGGGTATTGCTTGTGCATTGATTGCAGGTCTTTCAGTGGCTGGTGCGGGGTTAGCTGTTGTACTTAAAATTTTAGGATTTTCAACGCCGGGCTGGTTTTCGATCGCATTAGGCATACTGGTATTGATGTTCATACAAACTGGTACGTTAACCCTTATGACTTTGATGTTGACTGGCGTTATTCGAGCTGGATCGGTAACAACAGCCGGTACGTATCATGATTTTATTGATCATGTAATTAAAACTAAAAGTTCTTCTGGTGCGGTATGA
- a CDS encoding transposase: MIKNTFEEVLSDEWVKANITNPVQELVIIRGIIPWQKMITKLCKFYNTSQGAFGKSLRMMTAILICIKYYQLSDRQMVKHIKENHYIQYFCNITNEELQTCLDPSSICVFRKRIGEEGVEIIEKEVFEVLRKAGIIQGDNAMIDSSVLKNNVIYPNDVHLIFKAFDKMKQFAVLHQISLWWDNNEVKKLWREFFLNKKQNRLEWLLKFNILFIPALKIFDKKVESLKTTKKKQIKADNMFAILTILEAQTLEKLEGKKQIKNRIVSIDEPDARPIVKGKEHPKCEFGTTMEMTFNREGFMITIENFIGNPNDKTLFAGTLEQFKKRMKGEPENIITDLGYRSNGNFKIADNISNVFLGRKKDVSEEKQSFCCKARSATEGFIAIAKNIRGFGCSLYRGFEGDRIWSLLCQTAYNLKKFIQLLMGEKIEEKKLMKLGLA, encoded by the coding sequence ATGATAAAAAATACTTTTGAAGAAGTTCTTTCTGATGAATGGGTGAAAGCAAATATAACCAATCCAGTTCAGGAATTGGTTATTATCCGTGGGATAATTCCATGGCAAAAAATGATTACAAAGTTGTGTAAATTTTATAACACCAGTCAGGGTGCTTTTGGAAAATCTCTCAGGATGATGACAGCGATTTTGATTTGTATAAAATACTATCAATTAAGTGATAGGCAAATGGTTAAGCATATAAAAGAAAACCACTATATTCAATATTTTTGTAACATCACAAATGAGGAATTGCAAACATGCCTGGATCCGAGTTCTATATGTGTATTTCGAAAACGTATAGGTGAAGAAGGTGTTGAAATTATAGAAAAAGAAGTTTTTGAGGTTCTACGCAAAGCTGGGATAATACAGGGTGATAATGCTATGATAGATTCAAGCGTATTGAAAAATAACGTTATCTATCCAAATGATGTACATTTAATTTTTAAAGCTTTTGACAAAATGAAACAATTTGCCGTTTTGCATCAAATCTCCTTGTGGTGGGACAATAATGAAGTAAAAAAATTATGGCGAGAATTTTTTTTGAACAAAAAACAAAACCGTTTGGAATGGTTACTCAAATTTAATATATTATTTATTCCTGCTCTAAAAATATTTGATAAAAAAGTTGAATCATTAAAGACCACAAAGAAAAAACAAATAAAAGCTGACAATATGTTTGCTATTCTTACTATTCTTGAAGCACAAACCTTAGAAAAACTCGAAGGTAAAAAACAGATAAAAAACCGGATTGTATCCATTGATGAACCGGATGCCCGCCCGATTGTAAAAGGAAAAGAGCATCCGAAGTGTGAATTCGGCACAACAATGGAAATGACTTTCAATAGGGAAGGATTCATGATTACCATTGAAAATTTTATCGGTAATCCAAATGATAAAACGCTTTTTGCTGGAACACTCGAACAGTTCAAAAAACGGATGAAAGGCGAACCGGAAAATATTATTACCGACCTTGGTTACAGAAGCAATGGTAATTTTAAAATTGCAGACAATATCAGTAACGTTTTTTTGGGGCGTAAAAAAGATGTATCCGAAGAAAAACAGAGTTTTTGCTGTAAAGCCCGTTCAGCAACAGAAGGTTTCATAGCTATTGCAAAAAATATTAGAGGTTTTGGATGCAGTCTTTATAGAGGATTTGAAGGAGACCGTATATGGTCATTGCTTTGTCAAACCGCTTATAATCTTAAAAAGTTTATTCAGCTTCTAATGGGAGAAAAGATTGAAGAAAAAAAACTGATGAAACTCGGGCTGGCATAA
- a CDS encoding UDP-glucuronic acid decarboxylase family protein, with amino-acid sequence MSFTDRKRVLVTGGAGFLGSHLCERLLADGCEVICMDNFYSGSKDNVSHLIGNSNFELMRHDVTFPLYVEVDEIYNLACPASPVYYQWDPVQTTKTSVHGAINMLGLAKRTKAKILQASTSEVYGDPEVHPQQETYWGHVNPIGLRSCYDEGKRCAETLFFDYRRQHDLDIKVVRIFNTYGPHMHPNDGRVVSNFIVQALQGVDLTIYGDGLQTRSFCYVDDLIEGFIRMMATPHEITGPFNMGNPVEFTIKELAESVLRMVGGSSKLVFEPLPQDDPRQRKPDISLIRKNLGWEPKVDLEQGLEKTISYFRERLKL; translated from the coding sequence ATGAGTTTTACAGACAGGAAGAGGGTGCTGGTAACTGGTGGTGCAGGCTTTTTAGGGTCTCATTTGTGTGAGAGATTACTTGCGGATGGTTGTGAAGTTATTTGTATGGATAACTTTTATAGTGGCAGTAAAGATAATGTGTCACATTTGATAGGGAACTCTAATTTTGAATTGATGCGTCACGATGTAACATTTCCACTGTATGTTGAAGTTGATGAAATATACAATTTGGCATGCCCCGCTTCACCAGTTTACTATCAATGGGATCCAGTGCAAACAACTAAAACCAGTGTGCATGGTGCCATTAATATGCTTGGACTGGCTAAACGCACGAAAGCTAAAATTTTACAGGCATCAACCAGTGAAGTGTATGGTGATCCTGAAGTCCATCCACAGCAAGAGACTTACTGGGGGCATGTGAACCCGATAGGGCTTCGGTCATGCTACGACGAAGGTAAACGGTGTGCTGAAACGTTATTTTTTGATTATCGACGTCAGCATGATCTTGATATCAAAGTTGTACGAATATTTAACACTTATGGGCCGCATATGCACCCCAATGACGGGCGTGTTGTAAGTAACTTTATTGTGCAAGCATTACAGGGGGTGGATCTTACTATTTACGGTGACGGGTTACAAACACGTAGCTTTTGTTATGTTGACGATTTGATTGAAGGGTTTATTCGCATGATGGCGACCCCTCATGAAATAACAGGGCCATTCAATATGGGTAATCCTGTGGAGTTTACTATTAAAGAACTTGCTGAATCTGTTTTAAGAATGGTTGGTGGTTCTTCTAAATTAGTATTTGAGCCACTTCCACAAGATGACCCGAGACAGCGAAAACCTGATATTAGCTTAATACGCAAGAACCTTGGTTGGGAACCAAAGGTTGATCTTGAGCAGGGTTTGGAGAAAACGATTAGTTACTTTAGGGAGCGTTTAAAACTATGA
- a CDS encoding GtrA family protein yields the protein MNQHALEVLKYVINGVVATLIHFGVLSFCLKVVGVPSAGFANLIAAIFGITASFIGSRYFVFPVTGETVASQLLKFSGLYGGIAILHGFVLLIWSDWFGFDYRAGFLIATALQVSLSYIGNKFFVFRMSA from the coding sequence ATGAATCAACATGCATTAGAGGTGTTGAAATATGTCATTAACGGTGTAGTTGCGACCTTGATCCATTTTGGAGTGTTGAGCTTTTGTCTTAAGGTGGTTGGTGTTCCTTCAGCCGGTTTTGCAAATTTAATTGCCGCAATCTTTGGTATTACTGCTTCATTTATTGGTAGCCGTTATTTTGTGTTTCCAGTTACCGGTGAAACTGTTGCCTCTCAACTACTTAAATTTAGCGGTCTTTACGGTGGCATTGCGATATTGCATGGCTTTGTGTTATTGATTTGGTCTGACTGGTTTGGCTTTGATTATCGGGCTGGTTTCTTGATCGCCACCGCCTTGCAGGTTTCTTTGAGTTATATTGGTAATAAATTTTTTGTTTTTAGGATGTCGGCATGA
- a CDS encoding class I SAM-dependent methyltransferase: MQNEIASILNTKARKENIHKLYEHFATISASLSKEITEVAENITSTKAALGNDIHEVSESLTTTKADLTKEITAVSEELATTNADLSDTQSDLASTNADLLSTRTDLKNDITEISEKLTDTQTDFTKKITAVSEEIATTNASLSKEITEVAENITSTKAALGNDIQNVLESLTTTKADLTREITAVSEELATTNADLSDTQSDLASTNADLLSTRTDLKNDITEISEKLTDTQTDFTKKITAVSEEIATTNASLSKEITEVAEKITSTKAALSNDIHEVSESLTTTKADLTNTQTDFTAGLELMSDDLHSKIASKADKTELKLYLQTVSYAKEYMKISQQNMQNLIDEAKKRLPDEIFNEKELLLLTDEEKHKLDPFYVEFEDRFRGTREDIKKRVEVYLPYLEALPFKKEEIRALDLGCGRGEWLELLGEHGYKAQGIDINRIMVAKSKELGLNVQQADVREYLTSLEEESLSVVTGFHIIEHLPFQILMKMYDEVLRVLKPEGMVIFETPNPENVLVGACNFYTDPTHINPIPPKTTEFLLSKIGFNKIKLERVNKPEDTHYEDPNLNHLFASSMDYSVIGYKI, from the coding sequence ATGCAGAATGAAATTGCTTCAATCCTGAATACAAAAGCCCGAAAGGAAAATATTCATAAATTGTATGAGCATTTTGCCACCATTAGTGCAAGTCTTTCAAAAGAAATCACCGAGGTAGCAGAAAATATTACATCCACCAAAGCAGCTCTTGGCAATGATATTCACGAGGTGTCGGAAAGCCTGACCACAACAAAGGCTGATCTGACAAAAGAAATCACCGCAGTTTCGGAAGAGCTTGCCACCACCAATGCAGATCTGTCAGACACTCAATCAGACTTGGCATCCACTAATGCAGATCTGTTATCCACCCGGACAGATTTGAAAAATGATATAACAGAAATTTCAGAGAAGCTGACAGATACGCAGACAGATTTTACAAAGAAAATAACTGCAGTTTCAGAAGAGATTGCCACAACCAATGCAAGTCTTTCAAAAGAGATCACCGAGGTAGCAGAAAATATTACATCCACCAAAGCAGCTCTTGGCAATGATATTCAGAATGTGTTGGAAAGCCTGACCACAACAAAGGCTGATCTGACAAGAGAAATCACCGCAGTTTCGGAAGAGCTTGCCACAACCAATGCAGATTTGTCAGACACTCAATCAGACTTGGCATCCACTAATGCAGATCTGTTATCCACCCGGACAGATTTGAAAAATGATATAACAGAAATTTCAGAGAAGCTAACAGATACGCAGACAGATTTTACAAAGAAAATCACTGCAGTTTCAGAAGAGATTGCCACCACCAATGCAAGTCTTTCAAAAGAGATCACCGAGGTAGCAGAAAAGATTACATCCACCAAAGCAGCTCTTAGCAATGATATTCACGAGGTGTCGGAAAGCCTGACCACAACAAAGGCTGACCTGACAAATACGCAGACAGATTTTACTGCAGGATTAGAATTAATGTCAGATGATTTACACTCAAAAATTGCTTCAAAAGCCGACAAAACAGAGTTAAAATTATATCTGCAAACCGTAAGTTATGCAAAAGAGTATATGAAAATATCACAACAAAATATGCAGAATCTTATAGATGAAGCTAAAAAAAGGCTCCCTGATGAAATTTTTAATGAAAAAGAATTGCTGTTATTAACGGATGAAGAAAAACATAAATTAGATCCATTTTATGTTGAGTTTGAAGATCGTTTCAGGGGCACAAGAGAAGACATAAAAAAAAGAGTTGAGGTGTATTTACCATATTTGGAAGCTTTACCGTTTAAAAAAGAAGAAATAAGAGCTTTGGATTTGGGCTGTGGCAGAGGTGAATGGCTTGAACTCCTTGGTGAACATGGCTATAAAGCCCAGGGTATAGATATTAATCGAATAATGGTGGCTAAATCCAAAGAATTAGGCTTGAATGTACAACAGGCTGATGTCAGAGAATATTTAACATCATTAGAAGAAGAATCTCTTTCAGTCGTTACAGGTTTTCACATTATCGAGCACCTTCCTTTTCAAATTTTAATGAAAATGTATGACGAGGTGCTCCGGGTTTTGAAACCAGAAGGAATGGTTATATTTGAAACACCAAATCCAGAAAATGTCTTAGTTGGTGCTTGTAATTTTTATACTGACCCTACTCATATTAACCCTATCCCTCCAAAAACTACAGAATTTTTGCTAAGTAAAATAGGTTTTAATAAAATTAAACTTGAACGAGTAAATAAACCTGAAGATACACATTATGAAGACCCTAATCTTAATCATTTGTTTGCTAGTTCAATGGATTATTCAGTAATCGGATATAAAATATGA
- a CDS encoding transposase, protein MARKARIDAPGALHHIIVRGIERKKIFRSDYDRKNFLNRLNNLIPETQTECFAWVLIPNHVHLLLKTGLIPVSVLMSRLLTGYAVWFNKKYRRHGQLFQNRYKSILCQEDIYLKELVRYIHLNPLRASLVEDMKSLDKYKWCGHSVLMNKASEEWQNIDYVYKLFSGKKRLAIKGYRAFVEKGISAGKRQDLTGGGLLRSIGGWSVLKDFRKAGIRVKGDERILGDSDFVENVLKAAEEEFEQKYELRAKGYDFNRVIQRVAEVMGMEIEQVTAFGKSPPTVKARSLLCFWAHRKLGMTTIEIGKKLNICQSAVSRSSIRGEKIERENRFELIG, encoded by the coding sequence ATGGCACGAAAAGCGAGAATAGATGCACCTGGAGCACTGCATCATATAATTGTCAGGGGGATAGAACGCAAGAAAATTTTCAGATCAGATTATGATCGGAAAAACTTTTTAAATCGGCTCAATAATTTGATTCCTGAAACACAAACCGAGTGCTTTGCATGGGTCTTAATTCCAAACCACGTCCACTTATTATTAAAAACCGGATTGATCCCGGTTTCTGTGTTAATGAGTCGTTTGCTCACCGGATACGCGGTATGGTTCAATAAGAAATACCGTCGCCACGGTCAACTTTTTCAAAACAGGTACAAGTCAATTTTATGCCAGGAAGATATATATCTAAAGGAATTGGTGCGTTATATCCACTTAAACCCGTTGAGGGCGAGTCTTGTGGAAGATATGAAAAGCCTGGATAAATATAAGTGGTGCGGTCACAGTGTTCTGATGAATAAAGCCAGTGAGGAATGGCAGAATATCGATTATGTTTATAAACTGTTTTCCGGCAAAAAAAGATTGGCAATAAAAGGGTATCGAGCGTTTGTGGAAAAAGGTATAAGCGCAGGTAAACGGCAGGATCTTACCGGTGGTGGATTATTAAGGAGTATAGGCGGCTGGTCGGTTCTCAAAGATTTTCGCAAAGCAGGCATACGTGTTAAGGGAGATGAACGCATTTTAGGTGACAGTGATTTTGTTGAAAATGTTTTAAAGGCCGCCGAAGAAGAATTTGAGCAGAAATATGAATTAAGAGCCAAAGGTTATGATTTCAATCGGGTAATACAGCGGGTTGCCGAAGTGATGGGCATGGAGATTGAGCAGGTAACGGCTTTCGGGAAATCACCGCCAACAGTTAAAGCGCGAAGTCTTTTATGTTTTTGGGCTCATCGAAAGCTCGGCATGACAACCATTGAAATTGGAAAAAAGCTGAATATATGCCAATCAGCGGTAAGTCGTTCATCCATAAGAGGTGAAAAAATTGAAAGAGAAAACAGATTTGAGTTGATAGGGTAA